The proteins below come from a single Serratia fonticola genomic window:
- a CDS encoding DedA family protein, with translation MNLNDVINWVSETVRQHEAWAIPIVFFLAFGESLAFLSLLLPATVILLGLGALIGESGIAFWPIWAAAAAGAFFGDWLSYWVGYHYQGRVAHMWPLSRNPQLLVRGHAFFERWGVLGIFFGRFFGPLRAVVPLVGGICAMPQTAFQIANVASAMVWAFGILAPGAFGIKWFTQWMA, from the coding sequence ATGAACCTCAATGACGTGATTAACTGGGTTAGCGAAACAGTGCGCCAGCATGAAGCCTGGGCGATCCCGATCGTCTTCTTCCTGGCGTTTGGCGAGTCGCTGGCCTTCCTCTCGTTGTTGTTGCCTGCCACGGTTATTCTGCTAGGGCTGGGGGCGTTGATTGGCGAGAGCGGCATTGCCTTCTGGCCGATTTGGGCTGCCGCCGCTGCTGGTGCCTTCTTTGGTGACTGGCTCTCCTATTGGGTCGGTTATCACTATCAGGGGCGTGTAGCTCATATGTGGCCGCTGTCACGCAATCCACAACTGTTGGTGCGTGGTCATGCGTTTTTTGAGCGCTGGGGCGTGCTGGGTATCTTCTTTGGGCGCTTCTTCGGGCCGTTGCGCGCCGTGGTGCCGCTGGTAGGGGGCATCTGCGCCATGCCGCAAACCGCATTCCAGATTGCTAATGTGGCCTCGGCAATGGTCTGGGCCTTCGGCATCCTGGCACCAGGCGCCTTTGGTATCAAATGGTTTACCCAGTGGATGGCATGA